In the Alteromonas sp. M12 genome, one interval contains:
- a CDS encoding glyceraldehyde-3-phosphate dehydrogenase has product MNQQFEQELMGSWQERQEYAELMQPVLGKLYRDSAVEISIFGRPMLGASAIDIIKSHRKVRRHTGDKLRLRESWPILEEMSKLQLAPAHIDLGKLAYAYHHDDKFKDMDIKSYLDEQLVSIAGKQDNHPVQDVVLYGFGRIGRLLARLLIERQGKNNKLRLKAIVVRGGKDGDLEKRASLLRRDSVHGPFSGSITVDHERNAIKANGSFIQVIYADSPDSVDYTQFGIKDAIVIDNTGIWRDRDGLGLHLKAKGTKKAILTAPGKGDVKNIVYGVNHSDITSDDTILSAASCTTNAITPVLKALDEQFGIENGHVETVHSFTNDQNLIDNFHKAERRGRSAALNMVITETGAAKAVSKAYPKLEGKLTGNAIRVPTPNVSLAILNLNLNKSTDKEEMNNFLRDLSLFSSLQHQVDFTSSIEIVSTDLVGSRAASVVDSQATIVAGNRATLYVWYDNEFGYSCQVMRVVQAMAGLTYPTIPA; this is encoded by the coding sequence CTTGGTAAATTATATCGTGACAGCGCTGTTGAAATCTCGATTTTTGGAAGACCTATGTTAGGTGCCAGCGCTATCGACATTATAAAATCTCACCGTAAAGTTAGACGTCATACAGGTGATAAACTTCGACTAAGAGAAAGTTGGCCAATTCTAGAAGAAATGAGCAAGCTTCAATTAGCACCTGCACACATTGATTTAGGTAAATTAGCTTACGCATATCATCACGATGATAAATTTAAAGATATGGACATCAAGTCCTACTTAGATGAACAGCTAGTTAGTATTGCAGGAAAGCAAGATAATCACCCAGTTCAAGACGTGGTTTTATACGGCTTCGGTCGAATTGGAAGACTGTTGGCTCGATTGCTTATTGAGCGTCAAGGTAAAAACAATAAGTTACGCCTAAAAGCCATTGTCGTTCGTGGCGGAAAAGACGGTGACTTAGAAAAGCGTGCCAGCTTACTACGCAGAGATTCTGTTCATGGTCCATTTAGTGGCAGCATAACAGTTGACCACGAACGCAATGCTATAAAAGCGAATGGTTCATTTATTCAAGTTATTTACGCAGACTCCCCAGACAGTGTTGATTACACTCAATTTGGTATAAAAGATGCCATTGTCATTGATAATACGGGTATTTGGCGTGACCGCGACGGTTTAGGTCTACACCTAAAAGCGAAAGGCACTAAAAAGGCTATTTTGACCGCACCAGGAAAAGGCGACGTTAAAAATATTGTTTACGGTGTAAACCATAGTGATATTACCAGCGACGATACTATTCTGTCGGCCGCTAGTTGTACAACTAACGCTATTACACCAGTATTAAAAGCCTTAGATGAGCAGTTTGGTATTGAAAACGGTCATGTTGAAACGGTTCACTCATTTACCAATGACCAAAACCTAATCGATAATTTCCACAAAGCAGAGCGACGTGGTCGCAGTGCAGCATTAAATATGGTTATTACGGAAACAGGCGCAGCAAAAGCCGTATCCAAAGCCTATCCGAAGTTAGAAGGTAAATTAACTGGCAACGCGATACGTGTACCAACGCCAAATGTATCTCTAGCTATTTTGAATTTAAATTTGAATAAGTCGACAGATAAAGAGGAAATGAATAATTTCTTGCGCGACCTTTCATTGTTTTCTTCATTGCAACACCAGGTAGATTTTACTTCGTCTATTGAAATTGTATCTACTGACTTAGTTGGTTCACGAGCAGCATCAGTGGTTGATTCGCAAGCCACTATCGTTGCAGGTAATCGTGCTACCTTATATGTTTGGTATGATAATGAGTTTGGATATAGTTGTCAGGTTATGCGCGTAGTGCAAGCTATGGCAGGTTTAACTTACCCAACAATTCCAGCTTAA
- a CDS encoding M14-type cytosolic carboxypeptidase gives MNISSNFDSGNIVVINAENPKQIELQIRNDNQSEFYQWFHFKLDSTPFLEHKIKISDLAKSAYPEGWEGYQAVASYDRQEWFRVDSVFDGDNLTISFTPEHKHTYFAYFAPYSYERHLDLLASAQVNNDCQLHHLGETLDGRDMSVLEIGQAEEEKPVVWITARQHPGETMAEWLIEGLLMRLFDPDDGVARRLLDKAIFYVVPNMNPDGSVRGHLRTNAVGTNLNREWQSPSLEKSPEVFLVMQKMRETGVDLFLDIHGDESLPYNFVAGAEGNPGYSKRIEKLENAFKSAFLTVTPEFQDEFGYDKDAPGEGNMTVATNAVGQLYDCLAYTLEMPFKDNALLPDAAYGWSPERCKQLGEDLLVAVNAVIDDLR, from the coding sequence GTGAATATAAGCAGCAATTTTGATTCTGGCAATATCGTCGTAATCAACGCAGAAAATCCAAAACAAATCGAATTACAAATAAGAAATGACAACCAGTCTGAATTTTATCAATGGTTTCATTTTAAATTAGATTCCACTCCCTTTTTAGAGCATAAGATTAAAATTAGTGACTTGGCTAAATCTGCCTATCCTGAAGGGTGGGAAGGTTATCAAGCTGTAGCGTCTTACGACCGACAGGAATGGTTTAGAGTCGACAGTGTCTTTGATGGTGACAATCTAACTATTTCCTTCACCCCAGAGCATAAACACACCTACTTTGCTTACTTTGCACCCTACAGTTACGAACGACATTTAGATTTATTAGCTAGCGCCCAAGTGAATAACGATTGTCAATTGCACCATTTAGGTGAAACATTGGATGGTCGCGACATGTCAGTGTTAGAAATAGGGCAAGCCGAAGAAGAAAAACCCGTAGTTTGGATAACAGCAAGACAACATCCCGGCGAAACCATGGCTGAATGGTTAATTGAAGGGCTATTAATGCGTCTTTTCGATCCTGATGACGGAGTGGCCAGAAGATTGCTAGACAAAGCAATATTTTACGTTGTGCCTAACATGAACCCAGACGGTTCCGTCCGTGGTCATTTGCGCACTAATGCAGTTGGCACAAACCTGAATAGAGAATGGCAATCTCCTAGTTTAGAAAAAAGCCCTGAAGTCTTTTTGGTTATGCAGAAAATGCGTGAGACAGGGGTAGATCTGTTTTTAGATATTCATGGAGACGAATCGTTACCTTATAATTTTGTCGCCGGTGCTGAAGGAAATCCCGGCTACAGTAAAAGAATCGAAAAGTTAGAAAATGCGTTTAAGTCAGCTTTTTTAACGGTCACACCGGAATTCCAAGATGAGTTTGGTTACGACAAAGATGCACCTGGTGAAGGTAATATGACAGTGGCGACTAATGCGGTTGGACAATTATATGATTGTTTAGCTTATACCTTGGAAATGCCATTTAAAGATAATGCGCTTTTGCCAGATGCGGCTTATGGCTGGTCTCCAGAAAGATGCAAACAGTTAGGTGAAGATTTACTCGTAGCCGTGAATGCTGTGATTGATGATTTACGTTAG
- a CDS encoding AGCS family amino acid carrier protein yields the protein MEVFHDFLKLLDSFLGGNALFPFILLGTGLFFTIFLGFPQIRYFKHAWKVVTGKFDSDDSPGDTSHFRALTTALSGTVGTGNISGVAFAIFLGGPAALFWMWATAFFGMTTKFVEVTLSHKYREKTEDGTMAGGPMYYMDKRLNMKWLAVAFAIATVISSFGTGNLPQSNGIATSIEETFGFEPWIVGSVLGILLALVILGGIQRIAAVTSKIVPFMALIYLIGALAVIFANLENIGPSFTSIFSDLFTGSAATGGFLGASIAYAFNRGVNRGLFSNEAGQGSAPIAHAAAKTKEPVSEGMVSILEPFIDTIVICTLTGLVILSSGVWKDKHINQFERSSLEIVAGSYSEEDPQDRENLYHYLNNIGSSSVEKYNGDIQVVSGKAVSSGFTIIHARSLAEDVMFTVGGNEDLFTGSVKIVDGSIVKENLILTGKSLVHSARLTTIAFTKGFFGDFGQYIVSVGLLLFAFSTAIAWSYYGDRAMTYLLGPRSVMPYRVVYVAGFVWASFSDTELVWTLASVAIVVMTLPNLFGILMLSKEMKSSVKDYWERFNKENKS from the coding sequence TTGGAAGTTTTTCATGATTTTTTAAAGCTATTAGATAGTTTTTTAGGGGGCAATGCTCTGTTTCCATTTATCTTGTTGGGAACAGGTCTGTTTTTTACAATTTTTCTAGGTTTTCCGCAAATACGTTATTTTAAGCATGCGTGGAAAGTGGTTACCGGTAAGTTTGATAGTGATGATTCTCCCGGTGATACCAGTCATTTTAGAGCCTTAACTACAGCTTTATCCGGTACTGTCGGTACCGGAAATATTAGTGGTGTAGCATTTGCTATTTTCCTCGGTGGACCAGCAGCATTGTTTTGGATGTGGGCGACTGCATTTTTTGGTATGACTACCAAATTTGTTGAAGTGACCCTTTCTCATAAATATCGCGAAAAAACCGAAGATGGCACTATGGCTGGAGGCCCCATGTATTACATGGATAAACGTCTCAATATGAAGTGGTTAGCGGTGGCATTTGCGATTGCAACGGTAATCAGTTCTTTCGGTACAGGTAATTTACCGCAAAGTAATGGTATTGCCACTAGTATTGAAGAGACCTTCGGCTTTGAACCTTGGATTGTTGGTAGTGTACTAGGGATTCTACTTGCGTTAGTCATCTTAGGTGGAATTCAACGTATAGCAGCGGTTACATCTAAAATTGTGCCTTTTATGGCGCTGATTTATTTAATCGGAGCTTTAGCCGTAATCTTCGCCAATTTAGAAAATATCGGACCTTCATTTACGTCAATATTCTCAGATTTGTTTACCGGTTCAGCAGCAACGGGAGGCTTCTTAGGCGCTTCTATTGCGTATGCATTTAACCGAGGTGTGAATCGTGGTTTATTCTCCAATGAAGCGGGTCAAGGTTCAGCTCCCATCGCTCACGCGGCAGCAAAAACCAAAGAGCCTGTGTCTGAAGGTATGGTTTCAATATTAGAGCCGTTTATCGATACTATCGTTATTTGTACTTTGACCGGTCTCGTTATTTTATCTTCTGGTGTTTGGAAAGATAAACATATCAACCAATTCGAACGCTCCAGTTTAGAAATAGTCGCGGGTAGTTACTCTGAAGAAGATCCACAAGACAGAGAAAACTTGTACCACTATTTAAATAATATCGGTAGTTCAAGCGTTGAAAAATACAATGGTGATATTCAAGTTGTATCTGGCAAAGCGGTGAGTAGTGGTTTTACGATTATTCATGCTCGTTCTTTGGCTGAAGATGTGATGTTTACCGTGGGTGGAAACGAAGATTTATTCACCGGCTCAGTCAAAATAGTGGATGGCAGCATTGTAAAAGAAAACTTGATTTTAACCGGGAAATCTTTGGTACACTCGGCGCGCTTAACCACTATTGCATTTACTAAAGGCTTTTTCGGTGATTTTGGCCAATACATAGTTTCTGTTGGACTATTGTTGTTTGCCTTTTCGACTGCCATCGCGTGGTCTTATTATGGTGATAGGGCAATGACTTATTTACTCGGGCCGCGCTCAGTAATGCCATACCGAGTGGTTTATGTTGCCGGTTTTGTTTGGGCTTCATTTTCAGACACTGAGTTAGTTTGGACATTGGCAAGTGTCGCTATCGTTGTCATGACTTTACCGAACTTGTTTGGTATTTTAATGCTCAGTAAAGAGATGAAAAGTTCGGTTAAGGATTATTGGGAAAGATTTAATAAAGAAAATAAATCCTGA
- a CDS encoding DUF1315 family protein: MSIDALVSSMTKDTYEKLLQAVETGKWLDGLPLTESQRESSMQAVMMYQVKVLKLDQHMTLNADGQINHKSRQQLKEQFAPQSSIARFKQDDF; the protein is encoded by the coding sequence GTGAGTATAGATGCGTTAGTGTCGTCAATGACAAAAGATACCTATGAAAAGCTGCTACAAGCAGTGGAAACGGGAAAATGGCTTGATGGTTTGCCCTTGACAGAAAGCCAACGAGAGAGCAGCATGCAAGCGGTTATGATGTATCAGGTTAAAGTTTTAAAACTTGATCAACATATGACGTTAAATGCTGATGGCCAAATTAATCATAAAAGCCGTCAACAACTTAAAGAGCAGTTTGCTCCACAAAGCAGCATAGCACGGTTCAAGCAGGATGATTTTTAA
- a CDS encoding DUF349 domain-containing protein produces the protein MIFKHFFRPKYQDPNPQVRIQAIANLIPEESQHKTQLHELAFNDEDPNVSLAALTRLNSFALWCKMAETAKSERVKKRAQITVENALFEQGDLLITDQERQRFIAECKSNSLLEKLLQLPSVKNDESGLLLKVLNKLNKPHVTKQQFINSNNEKVQLSLLALIDDESTLNKALKRTAFSGVKDAITSKLQKIEEAKLKPLEIEKDAKLVLSRLLALKDKSDYALIKQQNRELTDSFTALQQEFACLNDETKEQLNTRFDEISHKVTSLIQQLAPKFEAAEQFKALNAQLEKIAQKVNLILAEANKELSQDVEKVTLGAVEAYEHALQDCQQQLTIIFPELSHDIGLKRIWESISSQIIQCRSTLERLPEFKKAVTLGKEFIEQFKRLKPPTDISQISASKEYLTEQTSYWKALSAPYGSGWPKELEVEWQDCRKAFNAGLKKLLDDVKQNENRCKAKLRAIDGLISQGKYNAAMGLYEKVTSWYEQLPERNQHFVSRQLQAIKEQVENLKDWQQYIAQPRKPTVLKEAETIALHPLPVEQQVAEVKRLRSAWNSLGNTDSEADTILNKAFDMAIEKAFEPCRIHFAEMESQRKDNELQKLALIERCKLLQTEEKSVSAIAEEVSQIRQQWKRIGKVDYKILDTINEAYLNALKPLKAQIQQFHHDNAESKQMLISKAQVLLTHEDINEAIEQAKKLQHQWKEIGNAGRKQDALLWKQFRHVNDQLFAKRNDIQNNNKQALQKGIEEAEVALQGIQQGADGADSLSAIEKVVEQLQQFRASLDDNEQVLKSLSSKLIKIEKQLASKKRSVTSDKQRRMLDNVFKLLGGSISEQETKDLVEQLPQAWRQAYLSDKATDFNRNQIAVLLEILGSEESPKEDSQLRKNLQLQMMTDKLQHGEQLDKDTLLLQFIQQGKLAAEASDKDRQLLERVKSHFIN, from the coding sequence ATGATTTTTAAACACTTTTTTCGACCCAAATATCAGGATCCTAATCCGCAAGTTAGAATCCAAGCAATTGCAAACTTAATCCCAGAAGAATCTCAACATAAGACTCAATTACACGAGCTCGCCTTTAATGACGAAGATCCAAATGTAAGTTTGGCTGCTTTAACGCGACTAAATAGTTTCGCGCTGTGGTGTAAAATGGCTGAAACAGCCAAGTCTGAACGGGTTAAGAAACGGGCACAGATCACAGTGGAAAATGCTTTGTTTGAACAAGGTGATTTGTTGATCACCGACCAGGAAAGACAAAGATTTATTGCTGAATGCAAAAGTAATTCATTGTTGGAAAAGCTGCTGCAATTACCATCGGTTAAAAATGATGAGTCTGGTTTATTGCTCAAGGTATTAAACAAGCTAAATAAGCCCCATGTCACCAAACAACAATTTATCAATAGCAATAATGAAAAGGTACAACTGAGTTTATTGGCATTGATAGATGATGAGTCTACTCTAAATAAAGCGTTAAAAAGAACGGCTTTTAGTGGAGTAAAAGACGCGATTACCAGTAAGCTTCAAAAAATCGAAGAAGCAAAACTCAAGCCCTTAGAAATTGAGAAAGACGCAAAATTAGTACTGTCTCGTTTATTGGCGTTAAAAGATAAATCTGACTATGCATTAATCAAACAACAAAACCGAGAACTGACGGATTCATTTACTGCTCTGCAACAAGAATTTGCTTGTTTAAATGACGAAACAAAAGAGCAATTAAATACGCGCTTCGACGAAATTAGCCACAAAGTCACCAGCTTAATTCAACAATTAGCACCCAAGTTCGAAGCAGCAGAGCAATTTAAAGCGCTTAATGCACAGCTAGAAAAAATTGCACAAAAAGTGAATTTAATTTTAGCTGAAGCGAATAAAGAGTTGTCACAAGATGTGGAAAAGGTAACTCTTGGGGCTGTGGAAGCTTATGAACATGCTTTGCAAGATTGTCAGCAACAATTAACTATAATATTTCCTGAACTATCCCACGATATTGGACTAAAACGAATTTGGGAATCTATTTCTTCACAAATTATTCAATGCCGTTCAACCTTAGAACGTTTGCCTGAATTTAAAAAAGCGGTGACTCTTGGTAAAGAGTTTATTGAGCAATTTAAACGTCTCAAGCCGCCTACAGATATAAGCCAGATTAGTGCCTCTAAAGAGTATTTAACTGAGCAAACATCATATTGGAAAGCGTTGTCTGCGCCTTACGGTTCAGGTTGGCCTAAGGAACTTGAAGTTGAGTGGCAGGATTGCCGTAAAGCGTTTAACGCGGGATTAAAAAAGCTTTTAGATGATGTAAAACAGAACGAAAATCGCTGTAAAGCCAAGTTAAGAGCCATCGACGGACTGATTTCCCAAGGTAAATATAATGCTGCAATGGGCTTGTATGAAAAAGTCACAAGTTGGTATGAGCAACTTCCTGAACGCAATCAACATTTTGTTAGCCGTCAACTCCAAGCAATTAAAGAACAAGTTGAAAATCTAAAAGATTGGCAACAGTACATTGCTCAACCTCGTAAACCTACAGTGCTCAAAGAAGCCGAAACTATTGCTTTGCATCCATTGCCTGTTGAACAACAAGTCGCGGAGGTTAAACGCCTAAGAAGTGCTTGGAATAGTCTCGGCAATACAGACTCAGAGGCGGACACTATTCTTAACAAAGCCTTCGATATGGCGATTGAAAAAGCATTTGAACCTTGCCGCATACATTTCGCTGAGATGGAGTCTCAACGCAAAGACAATGAACTGCAAAAGTTAGCATTAATCGAGCGCTGCAAATTATTGCAAACTGAAGAGAAATCAGTCAGTGCAATAGCGGAAGAAGTCAGTCAAATTCGACAGCAGTGGAAGCGTATTGGTAAAGTGGATTATAAGATATTAGATACAATCAATGAGGCATATTTAAATGCACTCAAACCACTAAAAGCGCAAATTCAGCAATTCCACCATGACAACGCAGAATCTAAGCAAATGCTAATTAGCAAAGCGCAGGTGTTGCTTACCCATGAAGATATTAATGAAGCAATTGAGCAAGCCAAAAAGCTGCAACATCAGTGGAAAGAAATCGGTAATGCTGGTCGCAAACAAGACGCTTTATTATGGAAACAATTTAGACATGTTAATGACCAGTTATTTGCAAAACGCAATGACATTCAAAACAACAATAAACAAGCATTGCAAAAAGGCATTGAAGAAGCTGAAGTTGCTTTGCAGGGGATTCAACAAGGAGCAGATGGTGCCGACAGTTTATCTGCTATTGAGAAAGTAGTTGAACAATTGCAGCAATTTAGAGCCAGTCTTGATGATAATGAACAGGTCTTAAAGTCGCTTAGCAGTAAATTAATCAAAATTGAGAAACAACTCGCCAGCAAAAAACGATCGGTGACTAGTGATAAGCAGCGCCGAATGTTAGATAACGTATTCAAATTGTTAGGCGGCTCAATCAGTGAGCAAGAAACTAAAGACTTAGTAGAGCAGTTACCCCAAGCATGGAGACAAGCTTACCTTAGTGATAAAGCGACTGATTTTAACCGTAACCAAATTGCAGTTTTGTTGGAGATTCTTGGATCTGAAGAAAGTCCAAAAGAGGATTCTCAATTGCGTAAAAATCTGCAGTTACAAATGATGACCGATAAGTTACAACACGGTGAACAGCTAGATAAAGACACATTACTATTACAGTTTATTCAACAAGGGAAATTAGCTGCAGAGGCGAGTGATAAAGATCGGCAGTTACTCGAACGGGTAAAATCCCACTTTATCAATTAA
- the ansA gene encoding asparaginase, with protein MTHTKKRIYVAYTGGTIGMRPSSHGYVPVSGFLTETLNNMPEFHRPEMPEFTIQEYQSLIDSSDMSPHDWQNIADDISANYADYDGFIILHGTDTMAYTASALSFMLEDLGKPVIVTGSQIPLAELRSDGQVNLLNALYIAANYPISEVSLYFNNRLFRGNRSRKVDADGFDAFGSPNYPELLRAGIDIELIAGKISQDSQKVMKVSPVNAQPIGVVTLYPGISAEVIRNTLQQPVKALILLSYGVGNAPQNPALLAQLKEAQQNNIIVLNCTQCFSGKVNMSGYANGHVLREVGVVSGHDMTPEAALAKLHYLLSKELPVEEIKRQLITNLRGELS; from the coding sequence ATGACTCACACTAAAAAACGAATTTACGTGGCCTATACTGGCGGCACAATTGGTATGCGCCCTTCATCCCATGGTTATGTTCCAGTCTCTGGTTTTTTGACCGAGACCCTTAATAATATGCCTGAATTTCATCGCCCTGAGATGCCCGAATTTACGATTCAGGAGTATCAAAGTCTAATCGATTCTTCAGACATGAGCCCCCATGATTGGCAAAACATCGCCGATGATATCAGTGCTAACTATGCCGACTATGATGGTTTTATTATCTTGCATGGTACTGATACGATGGCATATACGGCTTCAGCGCTATCCTTCATGTTAGAAGACTTAGGCAAACCAGTGATTGTGACAGGCTCGCAAATTCCTCTTGCTGAATTGCGTTCAGACGGTCAAGTAAACCTGTTAAATGCCCTTTACATCGCGGCTAACTACCCTATTTCCGAAGTATCATTATATTTCAATAACCGTTTGTTTCGTGGAAATCGTAGTCGCAAAGTTGACGCTGATGGTTTTGACGCTTTTGGCTCACCAAATTATCCAGAACTACTTAGAGCGGGAATCGATATCGAACTTATTGCTGGGAAAATCAGCCAAGACAGCCAAAAAGTAATGAAGGTCAGCCCTGTAAATGCACAACCCATAGGTGTAGTAACCTTGTATCCGGGGATCAGTGCAGAAGTCATTAGAAACACCTTACAGCAACCAGTCAAAGCGTTAATTTTATTGAGTTATGGTGTCGGTAATGCACCGCAAAACCCGGCGTTGTTAGCACAACTCAAAGAAGCCCAGCAGAACAATATTATTGTACTAAATTGCACACAATGTTTTAGTGGTAAAGTGAACATGAGTGGCTATGCAAACGGTCATGTATTGCGTGAAGTTGGAGTGGTGTCTGGACATGATATGACACCAGAAGCAGCATTAGCGAAACTACATTATCTGCTCAGTAAAGAGCTTCCAGTGGAAGAAATAAAACGTCAATTAATAACAAATTTGCGCGGTGAATTAAGTTAA
- a CDS encoding M24 family metallopeptidase yields the protein MKTVTLLTIILVSTLFAATSHSEEVLSMRERAALIDDILKDRLERTLPKLMEREGIDMWILISREYNEDPVLKTMLPATWLSARRRTILVLFNPGNGQAVERLAVSRYDVDSMFRKGWDKEKQPNQWQRLVELIKQKNPQKIALNKSAHFALADGLSATEYQELMDALPSELSNKVVSSQNLAIAWLETRSGKEMEVYPSLIKIGHRLIAEAFSNQVITPGETTTEDVVWWLREKSRELKLTNWFHPSVSIQRSSTVKFDHLKAFTASNAEQVIQAGDLLHVDFGLVYLRLHSDQQQHAYVLKPGETDAPDYLQKAFTKANRLQDIFTNNFKPGRTGNEVLKMSREQAIAEGIKPSIYTHPIGYHGHAAGTTLGMWDSQGGVPVTGDYPLHLNTAYSIELNAASFIPEWKKEIRIMLEENAFFDSSGVHYLDGRQTKLHLIQPK from the coding sequence ATAAAGACAGTTACTTTATTAACGATAATTCTAGTAAGCACTTTGTTCGCAGCGACTTCCCACTCAGAAGAAGTGTTGAGTATGCGCGAACGTGCAGCATTAATAGATGACATACTCAAAGATCGTCTTGAGCGAACGCTTCCCAAGTTGATGGAGCGGGAAGGGATCGACATGTGGATTTTGATATCTAGGGAGTATAACGAAGATCCAGTGTTAAAAACCATGTTACCAGCAACCTGGTTATCGGCTAGACGCAGAACTATTTTGGTGCTGTTTAATCCCGGAAATGGACAAGCTGTGGAACGTCTTGCAGTAAGTCGATACGACGTCGATAGCATGTTTAGAAAAGGATGGGATAAAGAAAAACAACCCAACCAATGGCAACGCCTTGTGGAATTAATAAAACAAAAAAATCCACAAAAAATAGCCCTCAATAAATCTGCTCATTTTGCTTTAGCTGATGGTCTGAGTGCAACAGAATACCAAGAGTTAATGGACGCTTTGCCTTCCGAGCTATCCAACAAAGTGGTTTCATCACAAAATTTAGCCATCGCGTGGTTAGAAACCCGTAGCGGCAAAGAAATGGAAGTGTATCCAAGCTTAATTAAAATCGGTCATCGCTTAATTGCTGAGGCTTTTTCCAATCAGGTTATTACTCCCGGAGAAACAACTACGGAAGATGTGGTTTGGTGGTTAAGGGAAAAAAGCAGAGAACTAAAATTAACCAATTGGTTTCATCCATCCGTTTCAATTCAACGCTCAAGTACAGTGAAGTTTGACCATTTAAAAGCTTTTACAGCTAGCAATGCGGAACAGGTTATTCAAGCGGGTGACCTTTTGCACGTGGACTTCGGATTGGTTTATTTGCGTTTACATTCTGATCAACAACAGCATGCTTATGTGTTAAAACCAGGTGAGACGGATGCACCTGACTATCTGCAAAAGGCATTTACAAAAGCTAATCGATTACAAGATATTTTTACCAATAACTTCAAACCAGGACGAACTGGAAATGAAGTACTAAAGATGTCTAGAGAGCAAGCTATTGCTGAGGGTATTAAACCCTCAATTTATACTCACCCAATTGGTTATCATGGTCATGCAGCTGGAACCACTCTTGGGATGTGGGATTCTCAAGGTGGTGTGCCGGTCACAGGTGATTATCCCTTGCACCTCAACACCGCTTATTCCATCGAATTGAATGCCGCTTCTTTTATTCCAGAATGGAAAAAGGAAATTCGGATTATGTTAGAGGAAAATGCATTTTTTGATAGTAGCGGAGTGCATTACCTAGATGGCCGGCAAACAAAACTCCACCTAATTCAGCCTAAATAG